One Roseomonas gilardii subsp. gilardii genomic region harbors:
- a CDS encoding LysR substrate-binding domain-containing protein, which translates to MSTLRAFEATARLGSVTRAAAELGRTHGAVSRQIRSLQEAAGFALFDKAGTGLRLNARGEALLRVVAGALDGLEEGWGRLLDEARGPVLHVACSASFAMRWLVPRLADFQQRHPGVRLRLSMTTAREVRFEGAELVIAWDRGSYPPAEQARAILFGPVAVGPVCAPFYPVRMEAGRLRMPVRIAHEYTDRAWDGWAAESGCVAAWEGELRFPHTHLCIGAALAGLGVAVAEQRLVAEDVAAGRLVAPCGFTALPERWGAVPFSDSVETGAGREFVTWLAGALD; encoded by the coding sequence TTGTCCACGCTGCGGGCCTTCGAGGCCACGGCCCGGCTGGGCTCCGTCACGCGGGCCGCGGCGGAGCTGGGGCGCACGCATGGAGCGGTGAGCCGGCAGATCCGCAGCCTGCAGGAGGCGGCGGGCTTCGCGCTGTTCGACAAGGCGGGGACGGGGCTGCGGCTGAACGCGCGCGGCGAGGCGCTGCTGCGCGTGGTGGCCGGGGCGCTGGACGGGCTGGAGGAAGGCTGGGGGCGGCTGCTGGACGAGGCGCGCGGGCCCGTCCTGCATGTCGCATGCAGCGCCAGCTTCGCCATGCGCTGGCTGGTGCCGCGCCTGGCGGATTTCCAGCAGCGGCATCCGGGGGTGCGGCTGCGGCTTTCCATGACCACGGCGCGGGAGGTGCGGTTCGAGGGGGCGGAGCTGGTGATCGCCTGGGACCGGGGCTCCTATCCGCCGGCCGAGCAGGCACGGGCGATCCTGTTCGGGCCGGTGGCGGTGGGGCCGGTCTGCGCGCCCTTCTATCCGGTGCGGATGGAGGCGGGGCGGCTGCGGATGCCGGTGCGGATCGCGCATGAATACACGGACCGGGCCTGGGACGGGTGGGCAGCGGAATCCGGGTGCGTTGCCGCCTGGGAGGGGGAGCTGCGGTTTCCTCACACACATCTGTGCATCGGGGCGGCGCTGGCCGGGCTGGGCGTGGCCGTGGCCGAGCAGCGGCTGGTGGCGGAGGATGTGGCGGCCGGGCGGCTGGTGGCGCCCTGCGGCTTCACGGCCCTGCCGGAGCGGTGGGGGGCGGTTCCGTTCTCCGACAGCGTGGAGACGGGGGCAGGGCGGGAATTCGTGACGTGGCTGGCGGGGGCGCTGGATTAG
- a CDS encoding pyridoxamine 5'-phosphate oxidase family protein: MATIATIEELERIYGEFGAVGEASTAKVADHITPQYRRFIEAAPFLALATSGPEGLDCSPRGDVKGFVRIADPGTLLLPDRRGNNRIDSLRNVVRDPRVGLMFLIPGIGNAMRVNGRATIDDDPALLESFAVEGKAPRTVMVIRVTEVYFQCARAIIRSGLWRQDSQVDPKTLPTPGQILAEMSQGRVGGETYDSSWAERARQTMW, translated from the coding sequence ATGGCCACCATCGCCACGATCGAGGAACTGGAACGGATCTACGGCGAATTCGGCGCCGTCGGAGAGGCCTCGACCGCCAAGGTCGCCGACCACATCACCCCGCAATACCGCCGCTTCATCGAGGCCGCGCCCTTCCTCGCCTTGGCCACCTCCGGGCCGGAGGGGCTGGACTGCTCCCCGCGTGGCGATGTGAAGGGCTTCGTCCGCATCGCCGATCCCGGCACGCTCCTGCTGCCCGACCGCCGCGGCAACAACCGCATCGACAGCCTGCGCAACGTCGTGCGCGACCCGCGCGTCGGGCTGATGTTCCTGATCCCCGGCATCGGCAACGCCATGCGCGTGAACGGCCGCGCCACCATCGATGACGACCCCGCTTTGCTCGAATCCTTCGCCGTGGAGGGCAAGGCGCCGAGGACGGTGATGGTGATCCGGGTGACGGAGGTCTATTTCCAGTGCGCCCGCGCGATCATCCGCTCCGGCCTCTGGCGCCAGGACAGCCAGGTCGATCCGAAGACCCTGCCCACCCCCGGCCAGATCCTGGCGGAGATGAGCCAGGGCCGGGTGGGCGGTGAGACCTACGACAGCAGTTGGGCCGAGCGCGCGCGCCAGACCATGTGGTGA
- a CDS encoding THUMP domain-containing class I SAM-dependent RNA methyltransferase, with protein MTKDQDFEIFLAAPPGLEAVLHDEVRGKGFKQPRAVPGGVTIRGGWPEVWRANLWVRGAGRVLARLDAFRVTHLAQLDARARRVEWARVLRPDVPFRVEASCTGSRIYHSGAAAERIARAIRETVGAPASEEAELVVRARIERDLCTISLDTSGEPLHRRGFKPEVNAAPMRETLAALFLRQCGFTGSESVLDPMCGSGTFVIEAAEIAARLNPGRGRHFAFEKLASFDAEAWAAMRAVKSARGPAAPCFGSDRDAGAVAMSRSNAERAGVGAFTRFHQAVIGALAVPEGAVPGLVMVNPPYGGRLGDRGALLPLYQTLGQVLRQRFAGWRVGIVTSEARLAQATGLPFLPTEAPVPHGGVRVVLYRTGVLG; from the coding sequence ATGACCAAGGACCAGGATTTCGAGATCTTCCTGGCGGCCCCGCCGGGGCTGGAGGCCGTGCTCCACGACGAGGTGCGCGGCAAGGGATTCAAGCAGCCCAGGGCGGTGCCGGGAGGCGTGACGATCCGCGGCGGCTGGCCGGAGGTGTGGCGTGCCAACCTGTGGGTCCGTGGGGCGGGGCGCGTGCTGGCGCGGCTGGATGCGTTCCGCGTGACGCATCTGGCGCAGCTCGATGCGCGGGCGCGGCGGGTGGAATGGGCGCGCGTGCTGCGGCCGGATGTGCCGTTCCGGGTCGAGGCCAGCTGCACCGGCTCGCGCATCTATCACAGCGGGGCGGCGGCGGAGCGGATCGCGCGGGCCATCCGCGAGACGGTGGGGGCGCCGGCCTCCGAGGAGGCGGAACTCGTGGTGCGGGCGCGCATCGAGCGGGATCTCTGCACGATCAGCCTCGACACCTCCGGCGAGCCTCTGCACCGGCGCGGCTTCAAACCCGAGGTGAACGCGGCCCCGATGCGGGAGACGCTGGCCGCGCTGTTCCTGCGGCAATGCGGCTTCACCGGCAGCGAAAGCGTGCTGGACCCGATGTGCGGCTCGGGGACCTTCGTGATCGAGGCGGCGGAGATCGCGGCGCGGCTGAACCCCGGGCGGGGGCGGCACTTCGCCTTCGAAAAGCTGGCGAGCTTCGACGCGGAGGCCTGGGCGGCGATGCGGGCGGTGAAGAGCGCGCGGGGACCGGCGGCCCCGTGCTTCGGCAGCGACCGGGATGCCGGGGCGGTGGCGATGAGCCGGAGCAATGCGGAGCGCGCCGGGGTGGGGGCGTTCACGCGCTTCCATCAGGCGGTGATCGGCGCGCTGGCGGTGCCGGAAGGCGCGGTGCCGGGGCTGGTGATGGTGAACCCGCCCTATGGCGGGCGGCTCGGCGACCGGGGGGCGCTGCTGCCGCTGTACCAGACGCTCGGGCAGGTGCTGCGGCAGCGCTTCGCCGGCTGGCGCGTGGGGATCGTGACCAGCGAGGCGCGGCTGGCGCAGGCGACGGGCCTGCCCTTCCTGCCCACGGAGGCGCCGGTGCCGCATGGCGGCGTGCGGGTGGTGCTGTACCGGACCGGGGTGCTCGGCTGA
- a CDS encoding tyrosine recombinase XerC, with amino-acid sequence MKRPVPAPSGTALSPESARLDAIAARAAFLEWLAGERRSSRHTITAYGRDLADFLGFLTHHLGREPDLAALAALRPADLRAFLARRQEDGAGNATRARQLAAVRAFLRWLARHHGLPLDMLAGLRGPRLKPPIPKALTATQARGVVAEIGQGQDDPALSARDNALFTLLYGAGLRISEALSLNVRDAPQPGGTLRIRGKGDKERLVPVLPAVAAAIAESLRYRPGARPEDPLFIGARGGRLHDALARKLIQNHRRLAGLPEHATPHALRHSFATHLLGGGADLRVIQELLGHASLSTTQRYAAVDAAGLLETWRKAHPRGG; translated from the coding sequence ATGAAGCGTCCCGTCCCTGCCCCATCCGGCACCGCCCTGTCGCCGGAATCCGCCCGGCTGGACGCCATCGCCGCCCGCGCCGCCTTTCTCGAATGGCTCGCCGGGGAACGGCGCTCCAGCCGCCACACGATCACCGCCTACGGCCGCGATCTGGCGGATTTCCTGGGCTTCCTGACCCATCACCTGGGCCGCGAACCCGACCTCGCCGCCCTGGCCGCCCTCCGGCCCGCCGATCTCCGCGCCTTCCTGGCCCGGCGCCAGGAGGATGGCGCCGGCAATGCCACGCGCGCCCGCCAGCTCGCCGCCGTGCGGGCCTTCCTGCGCTGGCTGGCCCGCCACCACGGGCTGCCGCTGGACATGCTGGCGGGGCTGCGCGGCCCCCGGCTCAAGCCCCCCATCCCTAAGGCCCTCACCGCCACCCAGGCACGCGGCGTGGTGGCGGAGATCGGCCAGGGCCAGGACGATCCCGCCCTGTCCGCCCGGGACAATGCCCTCTTCACGCTGCTCTACGGCGCCGGGCTCCGCATCTCCGAGGCCCTGTCCCTCAATGTCCGCGATGCCCCGCAACCCGGTGGCACGCTCCGCATCCGCGGCAAGGGCGACAAGGAACGCCTCGTCCCCGTCCTGCCCGCCGTGGCCGCCGCCATCGCCGAATCCCTGCGTTACCGCCCCGGTGCCCGACCGGAAGACCCGCTCTTCATCGGGGCCCGGGGCGGTCGCCTGCACGACGCCCTGGCGCGCAAGCTGATCCAGAACCACCGGCGCCTCGCCGGCCTGCCGGAACACGCCACCCCGCACGCCCTGCGCCATTCCTTCGCCACGCATCTGCTGGGCGGCGGCGCCGACCTGCGCGTGATCCAGGAACTACTGGGCCATGCCAGCCTGTCCACCACCCAGCGCTACGCGGCGGTGGATGCCGCCGGGCTGCTGGAGACCTGGCGCAAGGCGCATCCGCGTGGCGGCTGA
- a CDS encoding glycoside hydrolase family 108 protein, translating into MPLPHLPLAVALLPDIARRLATDASGLLGRRISEAVAQATGATDAQAAHATVAADPGLAASLRMRLAEILLAHPPESDGAAPGRSEKPAPGHLELPPLQPLPWGPALISSLVILAFLVVMVLLVSFNHAFPPETAALVNITVGTLGAAFASVVNFWIGSSQSAHEKDRLAGVLQRAQTAQAGAQVQSALSTLRDMAAAPPGTASLASLPRNAVSPDSAEARFDRCLAIVLQQEGGFVNDPQDPGGATNMGITREVLSAFRDRAVSVEEVRDLSRAEAREIYRARYWTPMRCADLPPGVDLGVFDFGVNAGPSRAVKMLQRAVGVTADGSVGPITLAAARTLESERLIASFSEARLAYYRSLDGFARFGRGWTSRTEAVRTAALRMAGTQSQAAA; encoded by the coding sequence ATGCCCCTTCCTCATCTGCCCCTCGCGGTGGCTCTGTTGCCGGACATCGCCCGGCGGCTTGCCACCGATGCCTCCGGCCTTCTCGGCCGCCGGATTTCCGAGGCCGTCGCCCAGGCCACCGGCGCCACCGATGCCCAGGCGGCCCATGCCACCGTGGCGGCTGATCCCGGACTCGCGGCCAGCCTCCGGATGCGCCTGGCGGAGATCCTTCTGGCGCATCCCCCGGAAAGCGATGGCGCGGCCCCCGGTCGCAGTGAGAAGCCCGCCCCCGGCCATCTGGAGTTGCCACCCCTGCAACCCCTGCCCTGGGGGCCGGCCCTGATCTCCAGCCTGGTGATCCTGGCCTTCCTGGTGGTGATGGTGCTGCTGGTCTCCTTCAACCACGCCTTTCCGCCGGAAACCGCGGCGCTGGTGAACATCACCGTGGGCACGCTGGGGGCCGCCTTCGCCTCGGTGGTGAATTTCTGGATCGGCTCCTCACAATCCGCGCATGAGAAGGACCGCCTCGCCGGCGTGCTGCAACGGGCGCAGACGGCGCAGGCCGGGGCGCAGGTGCAGTCCGCCCTTTCCACCCTGCGCGACATGGCCGCGGCACCGCCCGGCACGGCCAGTCTGGCCAGCCTGCCCCGGAACGCCGTCTCCCCCGATTCGGCGGAGGCCCGCTTCGACCGCTGCCTCGCCATCGTGCTGCAACAGGAAGGCGGCTTCGTGAACGATCCGCAGGATCCCGGCGGCGCCACGAACATGGGTATCACGCGGGAGGTGCTCAGCGCCTTCCGCGACCGGGCGGTGAGCGTGGAGGAGGTCCGCGACCTGTCCCGCGCCGAGGCGCGCGAGATCTATCGCGCCCGGTACTGGACGCCGATGCGCTGCGCGGACCTGCCGCCGGGCGTCGATCTCGGCGTTTTCGATTTCGGGGTGAATGCCGGTCCCTCCCGCGCGGTGAAGATGCTGCAAAGGGCGGTGGGCGTCACGGCGGACGGTTCGGTCGGCCCCATCACCCTGGCCGCCGCGCGCACCCTGGAATCGGAGCGCCTGATCGCCTCCTTCTCCGAAGCCCGCCTCGCCTATTACCGCTCGCTGGACGGTTTCGCGCGTTTCGGCCGAGGCTGGACCAGCCGGACGGAGGCGGTGCGGACAGCGGCGCTCCGGATGGCCGGCACGCAAAGCCAGGCCGCCGCCTGA
- a CDS encoding helix-turn-helix transcriptional regulator translates to MAAPDTRPPHPGVTPLSRSARLLDLLQALRRRRHPVRGAELAEELGVSLRTLYRDIATLQAQGAAIEGEAGLGYILRPGFFLPPLRFSEDEMDALLLGLRFVAQRGDPVLDEAAEDALAKILAAMPPEAEAQARDGALLSGMNSSAGAPHLATLREAMQQERRLHFRYTDKKGAASERTVWPVAIGFFGEAEVLAAWCEMRQDFRHFRLDRIAALRIDATRYPRRRRLLLAEWRLQQDLEALF, encoded by the coding sequence ATGGCTGCGCCCGACACTCGGCCTCCCCATCCGGGAGTCACGCCGCTGTCCCGTTCCGCCCGCCTGCTCGACCTGCTCCAGGCTCTGCGCCGCAGGCGGCATCCCGTGCGTGGGGCCGAACTGGCGGAGGAACTCGGCGTCTCGCTGCGCACCCTCTACCGCGACATCGCCACGCTCCAGGCCCAGGGCGCCGCCATCGAGGGCGAGGCCGGGCTCGGCTACATCCTCCGTCCCGGCTTCTTCCTGCCACCCTTGCGCTTCAGCGAGGACGAGATGGACGCGCTCCTCCTCGGCCTGCGCTTCGTCGCCCAGCGTGGCGACCCGGTGCTCGACGAGGCCGCCGAGGATGCCCTGGCCAAGATCCTCGCCGCCATGCCGCCGGAGGCAGAGGCCCAGGCACGCGACGGCGCCCTGCTGTCGGGCATGAACAGCAGTGCTGGCGCCCCGCACCTCGCCACGCTGCGCGAGGCGATGCAGCAGGAGCGGCGCCTGCATTTCCGCTATACGGACAAGAAGGGCGCGGCGAGCGAGCGCACCGTCTGGCCGGTGGCCATCGGCTTCTTCGGGGAGGCCGAGGTCCTGGCCGCCTGGTGCGAGATGCGGCAGGACTTCCGGCATTTCCGCCTCGACCGCATCGCGGCGCTGCGGATCGACGCGACCCGCTACCCACGCCGCCGCCGGCTGCTCCTGGCCGAATGGCGCCTGCAACAGGATCTCGAAGCCTTGTTCTGA
- a CDS encoding VOC family protein, whose translation MPQLDLTILHVASATDSAAFYARLLGQAPEEASATFALFRSGPGAGIGLWQRDGVEPSSAGAPGNSELAFLAPDVDAVHAEWAAAGVTILQPPTDMDFGRCFTAQDPDGHRLRVFRPG comes from the coding sequence ATGCCGCAACTCGACCTCACGATCCTCCATGTCGCCAGCGCCACGGACAGCGCGGCCTTCTATGCCCGGCTGCTCGGCCAGGCACCCGAGGAAGCCTCCGCCACCTTCGCCCTCTTCCGCAGCGGGCCCGGCGCTGGCATCGGCCTCTGGCAGCGGGACGGTGTGGAACCATCCTCCGCCGGGGCACCGGGCAATTCGGAACTCGCTTTCCTGGCCCCGGATGTGGACGCCGTCCATGCCGAGTGGGCCGCCGCCGGTGTCACCATCCTGCAACCGCCCACGGATATGGATTTCGGCCGCTGCTTCACCGCGCAGGACCCGGACGGCCATCGCCTGCGTGTCTTCCGCCCCGGCTGA
- a CDS encoding DMT family transporter, with amino-acid sequence MDKRVLNGVLLAFLAYASYALSDASIKLIEGALDPFEVAFFGAVLGLGAVPFILGPGDRLTDLVVSRHHGLWLLRGVFAVVGSLSSIIAFTALPMAEAFCLIFLLPVFVTILSVIFLKEAVGWRRWSAVIVGFLGVLIVLRPGFRELTAGHLAAIIGGFSGAVTIIILRALGGKEKRISLYGAGLIGPILVSFLLMLPRFAWPSGEQWLYLAGYGLLAAGGNVLIMLASAKAPASLVAPTQYSQMLWGVGLGYAVFGDQLDGWMFLGMAVIVGSGLFTFLRETRRTTWWRRVPPVHPQ; translated from the coding sequence ATGGATAAGCGTGTCCTGAACGGCGTGCTGCTCGCCTTCCTCGCCTATGCGTCCTATGCGCTGAGCGATGCCTCGATCAAGCTGATCGAAGGCGCGCTGGACCCCTTCGAGGTCGCCTTCTTCGGCGCTGTGCTGGGGCTGGGGGCGGTCCCCTTCATCCTCGGCCCCGGTGACCGGCTGACGGATCTGGTGGTGTCGCGCCATCACGGCCTGTGGCTGCTGCGCGGCGTCTTCGCGGTGGTCGGCAGCCTGTCCAGCATCATCGCCTTCACCGCCCTGCCGATGGCGGAGGCCTTCTGCCTGATCTTCCTGCTGCCCGTCTTCGTCACGATCCTCTCGGTGATCTTCCTGAAGGAAGCCGTGGGATGGCGCCGCTGGTCGGCGGTGATCGTGGGCTTCCTGGGCGTGCTGATCGTGCTGCGGCCGGGCTTCCGGGAACTTACCGCCGGGCATCTGGCCGCCATCATCGGCGGCTTCTCCGGCGCGGTGACGATCATCATCCTGCGCGCCCTGGGAGGAAAGGAGAAGCGGATCTCCCTCTACGGCGCTGGGCTGATCGGACCGATCCTGGTCAGCTTCCTGCTGATGCTGCCCCGCTTCGCCTGGCCGAGCGGCGAGCAGTGGCTCTATCTCGCCGGCTACGGCCTCCTCGCCGCGGGCGGCAATGTGCTGATCATGCTGGCCTCGGCCAAGGCCCCCGCCAGCCTCGTGGCGCCGACGCAGTACAGCCAGATGCTCTGGGGCGTCGGGCTGGGCTACGCGGTCTTCGGCGACCAGCTGGACGGCTGGATGTTCCTCGGCATGGCGGTGATCGTGGGCTCCGGCCTCTTCACCTTCCTGCGCGAAACCCGCCGCACCACCTGGTGGCGCCGCGTACCGCCGGTCCATCCGCAATAG
- the ligD gene encoding non-homologous end-joining DNA ligase: protein MAEPAPLASYRRKRDFRRTPEPAGAEPRAHAGGGLFVVQKHDATRLHYDFRLEMGGVLKSWAVTRGPSLDPEQKRLAVEVEDHPIEYGGFEGQIGSGYGAGTVMLWDRGRWEPLSDDPEEELAKGRLHFRLHGQRLKGDWHLVLMRSRGTRRNWLLIKDRDDEARPGSGDALLEDATTSIVSGRDLAGIAGGAPPRPGKTPKPRREPLEDAPPEGGRSRKRSVTASRRTGTMPSPEDGRGGVRSPRVAGVVLTHPERIYWPASGDEEPVTKHGLALYLEKVAPRLLPAIAGRPLTLVRAPEGIEGARFVQRHAARGLSPLVGTVRPRGEERPLIQVDSVESLMALAQSGVLEIHPWGARSVRLAQPDRMVLDLDPAEGLPFDAVVAAALALRERLLALDLVPFCKTTGGKGLHVVVPLAAGARWDRLHAVAEAICEGLARAAPERFTTQSALAGRKGRIFLDFQRNARGASAVAPWSPRARPGAPVAMPLGWEEVKEGLDPRHFTIATAPARLEAPDPWGGMEAAVRPLPPLQRLR from the coding sequence ATGGCCGAACCCGCTCCGCTCGCCTCCTATCGCCGCAAGCGCGATTTCCGCCGAACGCCGGAACCCGCCGGTGCAGAGCCGCGCGCGCATGCGGGCGGCGGACTCTTCGTGGTGCAGAAGCATGACGCCACCCGGCTGCACTACGACTTCCGGCTGGAGATGGGCGGGGTCCTGAAATCCTGGGCGGTGACGCGTGGGCCGAGCCTCGATCCGGAGCAGAAGCGGCTGGCGGTGGAGGTGGAGGACCACCCCATCGAATATGGCGGCTTCGAGGGCCAGATCGGCTCCGGCTATGGCGCCGGAACGGTGATGCTGTGGGATCGCGGCCGCTGGGAGCCGCTTTCCGACGATCCGGAGGAGGAACTGGCCAAGGGCCGCCTGCATTTCCGCCTGCATGGGCAGAGGCTGAAAGGCGACTGGCACCTCGTGCTGATGCGGAGCCGTGGCACACGGCGGAACTGGCTGCTGATCAAGGACCGGGACGACGAGGCGCGGCCAGGTTCGGGCGATGCGCTGCTGGAGGATGCGACCACCTCGATCGTGTCCGGGCGCGACCTGGCGGGTATCGCCGGTGGTGCGCCGCCCAGGCCGGGGAAGACGCCGAAGCCCAGGCGTGAACCACTGGAGGATGCACCGCCGGAAGGCGGCAGAAGCCGGAAGCGGAGCGTGACGGCATCGCGCAGGACCGGCACCATGCCATCCCCGGAGGACGGGCGCGGCGGGGTGCGCTCGCCCCGGGTGGCCGGCGTGGTGCTGACGCATCCGGAGCGGATCTACTGGCCCGCTTCCGGCGATGAGGAGCCGGTCACCAAGCATGGCCTTGCCCTCTATCTGGAGAAGGTGGCGCCGCGTCTGTTGCCGGCCATCGCCGGGCGGCCATTGACCCTGGTGCGGGCCCCGGAAGGGATCGAAGGGGCGCGCTTCGTGCAGCGCCATGCCGCGCGGGGGCTCTCGCCGCTGGTCGGCACGGTGCGGCCGCGCGGCGAGGAAAGGCCGCTGATCCAGGTGGATTCGGTGGAATCCCTGATGGCCCTGGCCCAGTCCGGCGTGCTGGAGATCCATCCCTGGGGTGCCCGCAGCGTCCGTCTGGCGCAGCCGGACCGGATGGTGCTGGACCTTGATCCGGCCGAGGGCCTGCCCTTCGATGCGGTGGTCGCGGCGGCGCTGGCGCTGCGGGAACGGCTGCTGGCGCTGGATCTCGTGCCCTTCTGCAAGACCACGGGCGGCAAGGGCCTCCATGTGGTGGTGCCGCTGGCCGCGGGCGCGCGCTGGGACCGGCTGCACGCCGTGGCGGAGGCGATCTGCGAAGGGCTGGCACGGGCAGCACCGGAGCGTTTCACCACGCAATCCGCCCTGGCCGGGCGGAAAGGGCGGATCTTTCTGGATTTCCAGCGCAATGCGCGCGGGGCCTCGGCGGTGGCGCCCTGGTCGCCCCGCGCCAGGCCCGGCGCCCCGGTGGCGATGCCGCTGGGCTGGGAGGAGGTGAAGGAAGGTCTCGACCCCCGGCACTTCACCATCGCGACCGCCCCGGCCCGGCTGGAGGCGCCGGACCCCTGGGGCGGGATGGAGGCGGCGGTCCGGCCTCTGCCGCCACTGCAACGGCTGCGCTGA
- a CDS encoding VOC family protein — protein MTDLSPAIDHVVITVADRLDEARDRYARLGFDMTERGHHTLGSSNHLAIFGQDYLELLGYEPGRAPQQAGLHSEPPGLSGLVFKPGAPDFAERLRARGAPVGEAREFSRPVSLPEGARDARFRTAYVTDPALQSGRIFFCYHYTPELVWRDEWRRHPNGVTGVAEFVFASEAPERMGGLFRRLFGPESVRETEGGLCLPAGPASVLVLHPDAAARRFGEIPAREEGRDRMVALTLHTASLEGTASLLSDQGIPTSQHGTRLVVPPAEAAGLALAFTA, from the coding sequence ATGACCGATCTTTCTCCCGCCATCGACCATGTGGTCATCACCGTGGCCGACCGGCTCGACGAGGCGCGGGACCGGTATGCCCGCCTCGGCTTCGACATGACGGAGCGTGGCCATCACACGCTGGGGTCGAGCAACCATCTCGCCATCTTCGGCCAGGACTACCTGGAGCTCCTGGGCTACGAGCCGGGCCGGGCACCGCAGCAGGCCGGCCTGCACAGCGAGCCGCCAGGGCTGAGCGGGTTGGTCTTCAAGCCCGGCGCGCCCGATTTCGCCGAGCGGCTGCGGGCCCGTGGCGCCCCGGTCGGCGAGGCGCGGGAGTTCAGCCGGCCGGTGAGCCTGCCGGAGGGCGCGCGGGATGCCCGCTTCCGCACCGCCTATGTCACCGACCCGGCCTTGCAGAGCGGAAGGATCTTCTTCTGCTACCACTACACGCCCGAACTGGTCTGGCGCGACGAATGGCGCCGGCACCCGAATGGCGTGACCGGGGTGGCGGAATTCGTCTTTGCCTCCGAGGCTCCCGAGCGGATGGGCGGCCTGTTCCGCCGCCTCTTCGGACCGGAATCGGTGCGGGAAACGGAGGGCGGCCTCTGCCTGCCGGCCGGGCCGGCCTCGGTGCTCGTCCTGCATCCGGATGCCGCCGCGCGGCGCTTCGGTGAGATCCCTGCGCGGGAGGAAGGGCGGGACCGCATGGTGGCGCTGACCCTGCACACGGCTTCGCTGGAGGGCACGGCGTCGCTGCTCTCGGACCAGGGTATCCCCACCTCGCAGCACGGCACGCGGCTGGTGGTGCCGCCGGCCGAGGCGGCCGGCCTCGCCCTGGCCTTCACGGCGTGA
- a CDS encoding LLM class flavin-dependent oxidoreductase, with translation MPARKMISLGLSMRYLGYHAAAWRHPQVDPGGASDFAHFLNVARLAEAAKFDMVFLADGIGIRAKDEPPGSLCRSAQTAELEPLTLLSALAPMTTRIGLVATASTTYNEPYHIARKYASLDRISGGRAGWNIVTSWSDAEAQNFNRDQHLDYNTRYERAAEFVEVVKGLWDSWDADALVRDKESGIFFDAAKLHVLNHQGRHFKVKGPLSVARSPQARPVLVQAGASEAGMEIGAESAEVIYAVPHEIDTGRSYYRDLKERAARKGRDPEGMKILPGITPFIGGTEAEAREKYDLLNALVAPELGLSYLYGQMGDLSAHPLDGPVPEPNDPKVRSIAQNLLKLARRDNLTIRQLYTTIAAGFGSRILIGTARQIADEMEAWVEAEAADGFNICPAALPVGLEDFAAQVVPELQRRGMFRTEYASRTLRGNLGVPVPASRYGGAVLPER, from the coding sequence ATGCCCGCCCGCAAGATGATCAGCCTGGGCCTGTCGATGCGCTATCTGGGCTATCACGCCGCGGCCTGGCGCCATCCGCAGGTCGATCCGGGCGGGGCCTCGGACTTCGCCCACTTCCTGAACGTCGCGCGGCTCGCCGAGGCCGCGAAGTTCGACATGGTGTTCCTGGCCGATGGCATCGGCATCCGCGCGAAGGACGAGCCTCCGGGCTCGCTCTGCCGCTCCGCCCAGACGGCGGAGCTGGAGCCGCTGACGCTGCTCTCCGCCCTGGCGCCGATGACCACGCGGATCGGCCTCGTCGCCACGGCCTCCACCACCTACAACGAACCGTATCACATCGCCCGCAAATACGCCTCGCTGGACCGGATCAGCGGCGGCCGCGCGGGCTGGAACATCGTCACTTCCTGGTCGGATGCGGAGGCGCAGAACTTCAACCGCGACCAGCATCTCGACTACAACACCCGCTACGAGCGCGCCGCCGAGTTCGTCGAGGTGGTGAAGGGGCTCTGGGATTCCTGGGATGCCGATGCGCTGGTCCGCGACAAGGAAAGCGGCATCTTCTTCGACGCGGCGAAGCTGCATGTGCTGAACCACCAGGGCAGGCACTTCAAGGTGAAGGGGCCGCTCAGCGTGGCGCGCAGCCCGCAGGCGCGCCCGGTCCTGGTGCAGGCCGGCGCTTCCGAAGCCGGCATGGAGATCGGAGCGGAGAGCGCCGAGGTCATCTATGCCGTGCCGCACGAGATCGACACCGGCCGCAGCTATTACCGCGACCTCAAGGAACGCGCCGCGCGCAAGGGGCGGGACCCGGAGGGGATGAAGATCCTGCCCGGCATCACCCCCTTCATCGGGGGGACGGAGGCCGAGGCGCGCGAGAAATACGACCTGCTGAACGCGCTGGTCGCGCCGGAACTGGGGCTGTCCTACCTCTATGGCCAGATGGGCGACCTTTCCGCCCATCCGCTGGACGGTCCCGTGCCGGAGCCGAACGACCCCAAGGTGCGCAGCATCGCGCAGAACCTGCTGAAGCTGGCGCGGCGCGACAACCTCACCATCCGCCAGCTCTACACCACCATCGCGGCGGGCTTCGGCTCGCGCATCCTGATCGGCACGGCGAGGCAGATCGCAGACGAGATGGAGGCCTGGGTGGAGGCCGAGGCGGCGGACGGCTTCAACATCTGCCCCGCCGCCCTGCCGGTGGGGCTGGAGGATTTCGCGGCGCAGGTGGTGCCGGAACTGCAGCGGCGCGGGATGTTCCGCACGGAATACGCCTCTCGCACCCTGCGGGGGAATCTGGGCGTGCCGGTGCCGGCGAGCCGCTATGGCGGGGCCGTCCTTCCGGAGCGCTGA